A stretch of the Polyangiaceae bacterium genome encodes the following:
- a CDS encoding AAA family ATPase — MPAQSRVDGISPGALTLEQFLRGALAAAEALAKLHQSGIIHQSIRSDTLRIDFEHVTVELSGVQTVAQAEPSALKLPLESLPYIAPEQTGRFDSPIDHRVDLYSLGIVLYERWAAALPFHADDAVGWVHCHVARAPRALIEAASQTPVVVSSIVMKLLAKSPDERYQSARGLALDLERCLSELLTTAHIEPFPLGTRDVWDKLRSAGQMYGRKEELAALRAAVGRASTTREVVLVTGPSGIGKTALLRELQKSSDEKAFFLWGKFEHQRRDIPYTTIGQAFGDLVRQLLALPDKELDAIRQRLVAALGVNAQLVVDLVPQIELVIGKQPPAVVLPAADTQSRFNMTFANFVDVLATSERPIVLLLDDLQWADFGSLDLLQHVLTQPALRNLLMVGVYREEDVGPSHPLDSMLGAVRGAGVTVTPIVVGPLSQAQVVDLVRDLFGCEPSEAKPLASLLWAKTGGNPFFMAQLLGVLHEEKLIRFDAQRWGWRWDIADIESKEITDDLVELVLGKLRRLPEGTLETLEIAASTGNEFSVDLVATLCGKTSEEVRSLLEPALADGILLQRPSGYKFLHDRLVHAAYGLIGEDERTALHLRLGWLLFERTPQDELDGAIFDIVNQLNLGAARVESPHQRRRIAELDLRAGRKAKAAAAARTAAMYLGKGIGLLPEDAWSTEYALAYALHIELAECEFMTGRFEDAERLCATVLEHARTPVDKAGAYRIQLLLATAQMNNAHAIELGRTALRLFGIELPADPTEQDVRSEVAAVRDKLQGTTIESLGRLSAMTDPDTIAAMDILAALYPAAVYVVPNLSQVAVAHMVRLSILHGNAPASAHGYAILGLVLCSRFSEFRDGYLFGKLACDLSQEPRFESYASEALVNFGALTLIWSRPMRESLEILAMGFRSGKNAGKTIYAGSNLLQTAMVSLALGEPLDAVQDAGAFAYEFLTNARFGFLADNARTLQHCARSLRGETERFGSLTGDGLDEVAFEKHLQAQGIPVIHYLYAIYKLVARYHAGEHADALAAADLAEGLIWSRLYSVADAEFYFYAALAVAAAYQDATEEARAGFRKRLTNYEDQLRQWSESCPDNFRSRHHLVSAEIARIDGRDHDAIVLYDKAIRFARESGFVHVEGLACELAGVFYNQRGYALLPAANLRQARKCYDRWGAKAKVRQLDTLYPDLVEAPRRESSPMPSADAEPIDSLTAAKASAAISSEMSPDELLATLMRILTEHAGAQRACLLLPTAEGLSFAAEITADHDGVRVDTSRNRNAPSANEFPISVAQYVRRTREKLVLDDVASNVTFASDPYVAARRPKSLLCAPIVRRGEVAGILYLENRLARGAFTPKRLSLLEFLSAISLENALLAADLVRETATRTRAEKTLKESEERLQRLVETANVVPWEADRITGRFTYVGPQVVKMLGYPQDAWYSDHFLGTHVHPEDRESTLLHLVAASGEDDFDFRIRAADGRTVWLHNVVSVRGGDGSDTVGGFLFDVTERKESESTLKDKLRIIEEQQTAIQKLSTPIIEVWEGVLTVPVLGIVDEQRAEQMMMTLLDAVTRTGCQYTIIDLTGVDAVDTGTADHLMRIVRAVQLLGAQSIVVGIRPEVAQTIVSMGVDLSSISTLATLRQALLMCMGGPRGARKRG; from the coding sequence ATGCCCGCTCAATCTCGCGTCGACGGAATTTCCCCCGGAGCCTTGACCCTCGAACAGTTCCTGCGCGGCGCGCTCGCCGCTGCCGAAGCTCTCGCGAAGCTGCATCAAAGCGGCATCATCCACCAGAGCATCCGCTCCGACACGCTGCGGATCGATTTCGAGCATGTGACGGTCGAGCTGAGCGGCGTGCAGACCGTCGCGCAAGCCGAGCCCTCGGCACTCAAACTACCTCTCGAATCACTGCCCTACATCGCGCCCGAACAGACGGGACGGTTCGACTCCCCCATCGATCACCGCGTGGACCTCTATTCGCTCGGCATCGTGCTGTACGAGCGCTGGGCCGCGGCGCTTCCGTTTCACGCCGACGATGCCGTCGGGTGGGTGCACTGCCATGTCGCGCGCGCGCCACGTGCGCTCATCGAAGCTGCGTCGCAAACGCCCGTGGTCGTCTCCAGCATCGTCATGAAGCTCCTCGCGAAGTCGCCGGACGAACGCTACCAGAGCGCCCGAGGCCTCGCGCTCGACCTGGAACGCTGCTTGTCCGAGCTTTTGACGACGGCGCACATCGAGCCGTTCCCGCTCGGCACGCGCGACGTCTGGGACAAACTCCGCAGCGCCGGGCAGATGTACGGCCGCAAGGAAGAGCTCGCGGCGCTTCGCGCGGCTGTCGGTCGAGCGTCGACCACGCGCGAGGTCGTGCTCGTGACGGGGCCGTCGGGAATTGGAAAAACGGCGCTTCTGCGTGAGCTTCAAAAGAGCAGCGACGAGAAGGCGTTTTTCCTCTGGGGTAAGTTCGAGCATCAAAGGCGGGACATTCCGTACACGACGATCGGCCAGGCTTTCGGAGATCTCGTGCGTCAGCTCCTCGCGCTGCCCGACAAGGAGCTCGATGCGATACGCCAGCGACTCGTTGCAGCGCTCGGCGTGAACGCGCAGCTCGTCGTGGATCTGGTTCCGCAGATCGAATTGGTGATCGGCAAGCAGCCTCCGGCGGTGGTTCTCCCGGCTGCGGACACGCAGAGCCGGTTCAACATGACGTTCGCAAATTTCGTCGATGTGCTCGCGACGTCCGAGCGACCGATCGTGCTTCTGCTGGACGATCTTCAGTGGGCGGATTTTGGCAGCTTGGATCTTCTTCAGCACGTTCTCACGCAACCCGCGCTGCGCAATTTGCTCATGGTCGGCGTGTATCGCGAAGAAGACGTGGGGCCGTCGCATCCGCTCGACAGCATGCTCGGTGCGGTGCGAGGTGCTGGGGTGACGGTGACGCCGATTGTCGTCGGGCCGCTTTCGCAAGCGCAAGTCGTCGATCTCGTGCGGGATCTTTTCGGCTGCGAGCCTTCCGAGGCCAAACCTTTGGCGTCGCTGCTTTGGGCCAAAACCGGGGGCAACCCGTTTTTCATGGCGCAACTGCTGGGCGTCTTGCACGAGGAAAAACTCATTCGGTTCGACGCGCAGCGGTGGGGCTGGCGGTGGGACATTGCGGACATCGAGTCGAAGGAGATCACCGACGATCTCGTGGAGCTCGTGCTGGGCAAGCTGCGGCGTTTGCCCGAAGGAACGCTCGAGACGCTCGAAATCGCAGCGAGCACGGGCAATGAATTTTCGGTCGATTTGGTGGCGACTTTGTGCGGCAAGACGAGCGAGGAGGTTCGTTCGTTGCTCGAGCCTGCGCTGGCGGACGGGATTCTCTTGCAGCGGCCGAGCGGCTACAAGTTCCTCCACGACAGACTCGTTCATGCCGCGTACGGGTTGATTGGGGAAGACGAGCGCACGGCGCTGCATTTGCGGCTGGGATGGCTGCTTTTCGAGCGCACGCCCCAGGACGAGCTCGACGGCGCGATTTTCGACATCGTCAACCAGCTCAACCTGGGTGCAGCGCGAGTCGAGTCGCCGCATCAGCGACGCCGCATCGCCGAGCTCGATCTGCGCGCAGGCCGCAAGGCCAAGGCGGCTGCGGCGGCAAGAACGGCGGCCATGTACCTTGGCAAGGGTATTGGTCTTTTGCCCGAGGATGCGTGGTCGACCGAGTATGCGCTCGCGTATGCGCTGCACATCGAGCTTGCGGAGTGCGAGTTCATGACGGGGCGCTTCGAGGATGCGGAGCGGCTCTGCGCGACGGTGCTCGAACATGCGCGCACGCCGGTCGACAAGGCGGGTGCGTATCGGATTCAGCTCCTGCTTGCGACGGCGCAGATGAACAATGCGCACGCGATCGAGCTCGGGCGGACGGCGCTGCGTTTGTTCGGGATCGAGCTACCTGCCGATCCGACCGAGCAGGACGTTCGCTCCGAGGTGGCGGCGGTACGGGACAAACTCCAGGGCACGACGATCGAGTCTCTTGGTCGACTGTCCGCGATGACGGATCCGGATACGATTGCGGCGATGGACATCCTTGCCGCGCTCTATCCGGCTGCGGTGTATGTCGTTCCCAACCTCTCGCAAGTCGCTGTCGCGCACATGGTGCGTCTGAGTATTTTGCATGGCAATGCGCCCGCATCGGCGCACGGTTATGCGATCCTCGGCTTGGTTCTTTGTTCGCGGTTCAGTGAATTCCGCGATGGCTACCTCTTTGGCAAGCTTGCATGCGACCTGAGCCAAGAGCCTCGTTTTGAAAGTTATGCGAGTGAGGCCCTCGTCAATTTCGGCGCACTCACGTTGATTTGGTCACGACCCATGCGCGAGTCGCTGGAAATTTTGGCGATGGGTTTCCGTAGCGGGAAAAACGCAGGAAAAACCATTTATGCCGGCTCGAATTTGCTCCAGACGGCGATGGTGTCTTTGGCCTTGGGTGAGCCGCTCGATGCCGTCCAGGATGCGGGCGCTTTTGCGTACGAGTTTTTGACGAATGCGCGATTCGGGTTCTTGGCCGATAATGCGCGCACGCTGCAGCATTGCGCGCGGTCGCTTCGTGGTGAGACGGAACGATTCGGGTCGCTCACCGGCGATGGACTCGACGAGGTTGCATTCGAGAAACACCTGCAAGCCCAGGGAATTCCGGTCATCCATTACTTGTATGCAATCTACAAGCTGGTGGCGCGTTATCATGCAGGCGAACATGCAGATGCGCTCGCCGCAGCCGATCTAGCAGAAGGCTTGATTTGGAGCCGGCTCTATAGCGTGGCGGATGCCGAGTTTTACTTCTATGCCGCTTTGGCGGTCGCCGCCGCCTATCAAGATGCCACGGAGGAAGCGCGAGCGGGTTTCCGAAAGCGACTTACGAATTACGAGGATCAACTCCGGCAATGGAGCGAGAGTTGTCCGGACAATTTTCGATCACGGCATCATTTGGTTTCGGCAGAAATCGCGCGTATCGATGGCCGGGATCACGACGCCATCGTGCTCTACGACAAGGCGATTCGATTCGCGCGTGAATCGGGATTCGTTCACGTCGAGGGGCTCGCGTGCGAGCTGGCCGGGGTTTTCTACAACCAGCGCGGCTATGCGCTCTTGCCCGCCGCCAATCTTCGACAAGCACGCAAATGTTACGATCGGTGGGGCGCGAAAGCGAAGGTCCGGCAGCTCGATACGCTGTATCCGGACCTCGTGGAAGCGCCGCGGCGGGAAAGCTCGCCGATGCCGAGCGCGGATGCCGAGCCCATCGATTCGCTGACGGCTGCCAAGGCATCGGCCGCGATTTCGAGTGAAATGTCGCCCGACGAGCTTTTGGCAACGCTCATGCGAATTCTCACCGAACACGCGGGCGCGCAGCGAGCTTGTTTGCTTTTGCCAACGGCCGAAGGGCTCAGTTTTGCCGCGGAAATCACGGCCGATCATGATGGCGTGCGCGTCGATACCTCACGAAATAGAAATGCTCCTTCAGCGAACGAGTTTCCCATCTCCGTTGCGCAATACGTGCGGCGAACGCGCGAAAAACTCGTGCTCGACGATGTCGCATCCAACGTGACGTTTGCAAGCGATCCTTACGTGGCTGCACGTCGTCCCAAGTCGCTTCTATGCGCTCCCATCGTCCGGCGCGGCGAAGTCGCCGGCATCTTGTACTTGGAAAACCGTTTGGCCCGCGGAGCGTTCACGCCGAAACGACTCTCCTTGCTCGAATTCCTTTCGGCCATTTCACTGGAAAATGCGCTGCTCGCGGCCGATTTGGTTCGCGAGACGGCGACGCGAACCCGAGCCGAAAAGACCCTCAAAGAAAGCGAAGAGCGCCTCCAAAGGCTCGTGGAAACGGCCAACGTCGTCCCGTGGGAAGCCGATCGCATCACGGGCCGGTTCACGTACGTCGGCCCGCAGGTCGTCAAAATGCTCGGCTATCCGCAAGATGCCTGGTATTCGGACCATTTCTTGGGCACGCACGTCCATCCGGAGGACCGCGAAAGCACGCTCCTGCACCTCGTCGCTGCGTCTGGCGAAGACGATTTCGATTTTCGCATTCGAGCCGCAGACGGGCGCACGGTGTGGCTCCACAACGTGGTGAGCGTACGCGGGGGCGATGGAAGCGATACCGTCGGAGGTTTTCTCTTTGACGTCACCGAGCGCAAGGAATCCGAAAGCACCCTCAAGGACAAGCTGCGCATCATCGAAGAGCAGCAGACGGCCATTCAAAAATTGTCGACGCCCATCATCGAAGTATGGGAGGGCGTTTTGACGGTCCCGGTGCTTGGAATCGTCGACGAGCAGCGGGCCGAGCAAATGATGATGACGCTGCTCGATGCGGTGACGCGCACGGGTTGCCAATATACAATCATCGATTTGACGGGCGTCGATGCGGTCGATACCGGCACGGCCGATCACCTCATGCGCATCGTCCGCGCCGTGCAACTCCTTGGCGCGCAGAGCATCGTGGTCGGTATTCGGCCGGAGGTGGCGCAAACGATCGTGTCGATGGGCGTGGACCTATCGTCGATCAGCACGCTGGCGACATTGCGGCAAGCATTGCTGATGTGCATGGGAGGGCCGCGAGGCGCGCGCAAGCGTGGTTGA
- a CDS encoding glucose 1-dehydrogenase, with product MGEFEGKIALITGGNAGLGRAAAEAFAREGAKVVFTARREELGREVEGSIRATGGDATFIRADVTSEDDVKALVERTLSIHGRLDYAYNNAWGALRASSLVEMTAESFDRDLAFLRAIFFCMKYEIPAIAASGGGAIVNCSSLASQSVQPGLGAYSAAKAGLEALTRTAAVESAAKNIRVNAIVAGAFETAMAAEYAQQLPQEALGALFARLPMKRMGRPAELADAVLFLCSDRAAFITGANLQLDGGFRIT from the coding sequence GTGGGTGAATTCGAGGGAAAGATTGCGCTGATAACCGGTGGAAACGCGGGGCTGGGAAGGGCCGCGGCCGAAGCGTTTGCCCGTGAAGGCGCCAAGGTCGTCTTCACGGCACGCCGTGAAGAGCTCGGGCGCGAAGTCGAGGGTTCCATTCGCGCTACGGGCGGCGATGCCACGTTCATCCGCGCCGATGTGACATCCGAAGACGATGTCAAGGCGCTCGTAGAGCGGACCTTGTCCATCCATGGCCGCTTGGATTACGCCTACAACAACGCTTGGGGAGCGCTCCGAGCGTCATCCCTCGTCGAGATGACCGCAGAATCTTTCGACCGGGATCTTGCATTTCTGCGTGCGATATTTTTCTGCATGAAATACGAAATCCCAGCCATCGCAGCAAGTGGAGGAGGTGCCATCGTCAATTGCTCCTCGCTCGCATCCCAATCGGTGCAGCCCGGCCTTGGCGCGTATTCGGCGGCGAAAGCCGGGCTCGAGGCGCTCACGCGTACGGCTGCCGTGGAGAGTGCCGCGAAAAACATCCGCGTCAATGCGATCGTCGCCGGGGCATTCGAAACCGCTATGGCAGCCGAATATGCGCAGCAATTGCCACAAGAAGCGCTCGGCGCGCTCTTCGCGAGGCTGCCCATGAAACGCATGGGCCGCCCGGCCGAGCTTGCTGATGCCGTGCTCTTCCTCTGTTCGGATCGAGCGGCGTTCATAACGGGAGCCAACTTGCAGCTCGACGGTGGTTTTCGCATTACCTGA